A single Oncorhynchus kisutch isolate 150728-3 linkage group LG19, Okis_V2, whole genome shotgun sequence DNA region contains:
- the xkrx gene encoding XK-related protein 2: MEEEGEPVVNISDVEQFHQESPSENGVMLVVNHSNIQPPFSVVLATLLYCAEFVCAAVLCNMYHKSDDDTWMGLTITFMLVPAVLTQLALTFIHRDLGRDRPLVLFLHLLLLGPLIRCFEALMVYFKAGKKEEPYVTISRKIKLKKDQGTPMEWEIGHSERKLATHRNAFKRTAVIQAFLGSTPQLTLQLYATIQEKYLLPVRMTLMIICLISVTYGALVCSVLAINIRYDDYKVRLRPAAYLCMILWRVLEIATRVTSLVLFSTALTYWVIPVGLGNLLFFFLLPWVEFWARRASLPENVEKNFSKVGTTVVLSLVTFLYACINIFCWSAVQLDLGHRDLIEKKQRWGRLAAYYGGRFLENGALITLWYFHKSDFYEYVCAPLLVAQLLICYSLAVLFMLLFYQFCHPCRRLFRHNVHDCLACVCCCICCRRGGGREGQGQPNSYSTTATMVLVPLEPPELQPPDLTSQLVERETAIIEDIMEAA, translated from the exons ATGGAAGAAGAGGGCGAGCCAGTCGTAAACATCTCGGACGTCGAGCAATTCCACCAGGAATCCCCCTCTGAAAACGGAGTCATGTTGGTTGTAAACCACAGTAACATTCAACCCCCTTTCAGCGTGGTGTTGGCCACTTTGTTGTATTGCGCTGAGTTTGTCTGCGCGGCTGTGCTTTGCAACATGTACCACAAGAGCGATGACGACACCTGGATGGGGTTGACCATCACCTTCATGTTGGTGCCCGCTGTATTGACTCAATTGGCGCTGACATTCATTCATAGAGACTTGGGAAGAGACCGCCCCCTGGTCCTCTTCTTGCATCTACTTCTCCTGGGCCCACTCATTAG GTGTTTCGAGGCTCTGATGGTTTATTTTAAGGCAGGCAAAAAGGAGGAGCCGTACGTGACCATCTCCAGGAAGATCAAGCTGAAGAAAGACCAGGGCACGCCCATGGAGTGGGAGATTGGCCACTCAGAGCGCAAGCTGGCCACCCACCGGAACGCCTTCAAACGCACCGCCGTCATCCAGGCCTTCCTTGGCTCCACCCCTCAGCTCACCCTGCAGCTGTACGCCACCATCCAGGAGAAGTACTTACTCCCCGTCAGAA TGACTCTGATGATTATCTGCCTCATCTCCGTCACCTACGGGGCCCTGGTGTGCAGCGTGCTGGCCATCAACATCCGCTACGATGACTACAAGGTGCGGCTGCGCCCGGCCGCCTACCTCTGCATGATCCTGTGGCGGGTCCTGGAGATCGCCACGCGCGTCACCTCCCTGGTACTGTTCAGCACGGCGCTCACCTACTGGGTGATCCCCGTTGGCCTAGGCAACCTTCTTTTCTTCTTCCTGCTGCCCTGGGTCGAATTCTGGGCACGACGTGCCTCGCTGCCCGAAAACGTAGAGAAGAACTTCAGCAAGGTGGGCACCACAGTGGTACTGTCGCTGGTTACCTTCCTGTACGCCTGCATCAACATCTTCTGCTGGTCGGCCGTGCAGCTGGACCTGGGCCACCGCGACCTTATCGAGAAGAAGCAGCGCTGGGGCCGCCTGGCCGCCTACTACGGCGGACGCTTCCTGGAGAACGGCGCGCTCATCACCCTCTGGTACTTCCACAAGTCGGATTTCTACGAGTACGTGTGTGCCCCGTTGTTGGTGGCTCAGCTGCTCATCTGCTACAGCCTGGCCGTGCTCTTCATGCTACTCTTCTACCAGTTCTGCCACCCGTGTCGGCGCCTCTTCAGGCACAACGTGCACGACTGCCTGGCCTGCGTCTGCTGCTGTATCTGCTGCCgcaggggtggggggagagaggggcaggggcaACCCAATTCCTATTCCACCACTGCCACCATGGTGCTGGTGCCATTGGAGCCGCCAGAACTGCAGCCCCCCGACCTAACCAGCCAGCTGGTGGAGCGGGAGACAGCCATCATTGAAGACATAATGGAGGCGGCTTGA